The region GCGATTTGCCCACGCGGATCATCTCGCGGGAGAAGTCGACCGCGTCGACGCCGGCCACGTGATCGACGAGTGATCTTGCTATTCTCCCCGTACCGCACCCGGCGTCCAGGACCCGGCCGCTCGACGCTCCGGGCAAACCCAGCAGAATCCGGAAAGTCTCATCCGGATAAGGAGGCCGGAGTTCATACGATTCCGCCAGGTTTCGATGCTTGAAGCGAGCGGCGTATTCATCCTGATATTGCGGCGGTCTGGGCGTGTTGCGGTTCAATACCGGCTCCATGGCAGATTACGGTTCAATACCGGCTCCGTGGTGGTTACAGGCTTCTGGCTAATTCAGCGGCAAACCTGTCGGCAAATCGGCCGAGGCTACCAGAACCCCAGGTCATGCACTTTTTGATACGCTTGCAGTTTTTCCGGGTCCGGCTCCTCGAGGCCATATGCCTTGAAAAACGGGGCAATCCATGCGTCGCCCAGGTTCCGGCGGATCGTTCCGCGAGCCGCCACGAGATCCAGGTACCGGTCGCCGACCCCGGCGTAGCCCAGGTCGATATAACCGCTCAGCCTGCCTTCCCTGAACATGACGTTGGGCAGGCAGTAATCGCCGTGGGTAAAAACCAGATCTTCCTCCCCGGGCACGGTCTCCTTTATATCAGATAGCTTTTCAACAAGAAAGGTTCGGTTCCCGCCTTCGGGGATAGCCTCGTCCAACGCGCCGCTTTCGATCAACCCCTCCGCCCAGGGGATGAACCGCGACATGCGCCAGTCCAGGGTGCAGGATTCGGTGCCCAGGGCGTGAACTTCGCGCAGCCCGCGTGCAAACTCCCGCACGAGATT is a window of Gemmatimonadota bacterium DNA encoding:
- a CDS encoding aminoglycoside 3'-phosphotransferase, whose product is MSLFTHPLKRGLILKTRDVRLRPQESDLLAETIALTWLQGKLPVPEYRCFHVEGDTQYVLMTRMEGVTGIHPSVTDDPANLVREFARGLREVHALGTESCTLDWRMSRFIPWAEGLIESGALDEAIPEGGNRTFLVEKLSDIKETVPGEEDLVFTHGDYCLPNVMFREGRLSGYIDLGYAGVGDRYLDLVAARGTIRRNLGDAWIAPFFKAYGLEEPDPEKLQAYQKVHDLGFW